From the genome of Prevotella herbatica, one region includes:
- a CDS encoding DUF4980 domain-containing protein produces the protein MNLKKLSTLAMLIMFVLGAAFAQSNISVNYLGNNNTMVKFKANQKYLLMPIEESAPEAQISVLINGEIMQQMNVRLAQGKKDYLVPLDLKAWQGKDIVLNIRTANDRSNVRDSRADVCWKQMELSNTFDAKNVEKFRPAYHHTPLYGWMNDPNGMFYKDGVWHLYYQFNPYASVWGNMTWGHSSSTDLIHWKAEAPAIYGDGLGTIFSGSSVVDKDNTSGFGSGAIVAIYTSAGMTQQQSMAYSTDNGMTFTKYSGNPIIMSDQECRDDKVIWNEQTNKWNLVMVAALEHQVLFYSSDDLKHWTKEGAFGHGYGAQDGVWECPDLMQLPVRGTGEKKWVLIVNINPGGPNGGSATQYFVGDFDGKQFVCDSKPECTKWMDYGKDHYAAVSWSNSPNGRHTVMAWMSNWQYANAVPTKQFRSANSLPRDIELFKNVDGEYYISTTPSPELVALRGKEVKYGQFSVHKKIISKKLPLNADGLYEILADINNSNITNIMLSNADGDRVLMTYNSAKHTFGMDRRRSGLVDFSSDFLAATVAPTSASKHQTLRMFIDRSSIEIFDGDGRFVMTNLVFPRSPFTTISFQSNGRSKINNLKVWNIKY, from the coding sequence ATGAATCTGAAAAAACTATCAACACTAGCGATGCTTATTATGTTTGTTTTGGGCGCTGCATTTGCTCAGAGCAACATTAGCGTTAATTACCTGGGAAATAACAACACGATGGTGAAGTTCAAAGCCAATCAGAAGTATCTACTTATGCCTATTGAGGAAAGTGCTCCCGAGGCCCAGATATCTGTACTCATCAATGGGGAGATTATGCAGCAGATGAACGTTCGTCTGGCTCAGGGAAAGAAAGATTATCTGGTGCCTCTTGATTTAAAGGCATGGCAAGGTAAGGACATTGTTCTTAACATTCGTACCGCTAACGATCGTAGTAATGTGCGCGATTCTCGTGCAGATGTTTGTTGGAAGCAGATGGAGCTTTCGAATACATTTGATGCAAAGAATGTGGAAAAGTTTCGTCCGGCTTATCATCACACTCCTCTTTATGGATGGATGAACGATCCTAACGGAATGTTCTATAAGGATGGTGTATGGCATCTTTATTATCAGTTTAATCCATACGCCAGTGTTTGGGGAAATATGACATGGGGGCACTCTTCTTCTACTGATTTGATTCATTGGAAGGCTGAGGCGCCAGCAATATATGGAGATGGACTGGGAACAATTTTTTCGGGCTCATCGGTTGTAGATAAGGATAACACTTCTGGATTTGGTTCTGGTGCCATAGTTGCTATATATACATCTGCTGGAATGACACAACAGCAGAGCATGGCTTATAGCACAGACAATGGCATGACATTTACAAAGTATTCAGGTAACCCAATTATTATGAGTGACCAGGAATGCCGTGACGATAAGGTGATATGGAATGAACAGACAAATAAGTGGAATCTAGTTATGGTAGCAGCCTTGGAACATCAGGTGTTGTTTTATTCATCTGATGATTTGAAGCATTGGACTAAAGAAGGCGCATTCGGACATGGATACGGTGCGCAGGATGGCGTATGGGAATGCCCGGATTTGATGCAACTGCCTGTACGTGGAACTGGTGAAAAGAAATGGGTGCTGATAGTAAATATAAATCCTGGAGGACCAAATGGTGGTAGTGCTACGCAATATTTTGTTGGGGATTTCGATGGAAAACAGTTTGTATGTGATTCAAAGCCTGAATGCACAAAATGGATGGATTATGGTAAAGATCATTATGCCGCGGTTTCTTGGAGCAACTCTCCTAATGGTAGGCACACTGTTATGGCATGGATGAGTAACTGGCAATATGCTAATGCTGTTCCCACCAAACAATTCAGAAGTGCGAATTCTTTGCCGCGTGATATTGAACTCTTTAAGAATGTTGATGGTGAGTATTATATAAGTACTACTCCTTCTCCAGAATTAGTCGCATTGCGAGGCAAGGAAGTAAAGTATGGACAGTTTAGCGTACACAAGAAAATAATCTCTAAGAAACTTCCTCTTAATGCGGATGGACTATATGAAATATTAGCAGACATCAATAATTCAAATATCACTAATATTATGTTGAGTAATGCTGATGGTGACAGAGTGCTAATGACGTATAATTCGGCAAAGCATACATTCGGTATGGATAGACGAAGAAGTGGGCTGGTGGATTTCAGCTCTGACTTTCTGGCTGCTACTGTTGCTCCGACATCAGCAAGTAAACATCAGACTTTACGTATGTTTATTGATCGCAGTAGTATTGAGATATTTGATGGAGATGGAAGATTTGTAATGACAAATCTTGTGTTTCCACGTAGTCCTTTTACTACAATATCTTTTCAATCGAATGGTAGAAGTAAGATAAACAATTTAAAGGTGTGGAATATTAAATACTAA
- a CDS encoding glycoside hydrolase family 32 protein, with protein sequence MRRLFVIMLISVICSHLWGQIIWHLEGPDALTAKGQTLCFHSLKECEETKGITGCGLRTDGYSTWLSYSKSDIHSASAYFALESFPNEYGAFIALKGNGHSVSVGADEQGRLTVIDNSTKICTVAEVKLKTFTWYKIGVSVYKKEVLFYVNNKKLFSLKKRLNVDEMMLGCGYYKETPQEFSLSSINGVIDEVSINNSDNSLLDISKRPCLSIPASRFAEDFNRPVFHLLPAANWTNETHGLIKYKGLYHIFNQKNASAITLRQINWGHFISSDLLHWEEQIPAISPDKDYDHAGIWSGHAIIDDAGKPMIIYTCGGDTTGVGLASPMDDSLLIWNKYEGNPVIKAPAPGYSRTDMRDQYVFKDNGCWYMIIGYGVDGNNAHGLLPLYKSDDLKHWTYLHPLYEGNPSVDATGIFWEMPCFIKIGDKYVLSVNRTPNKGIPARTQYWTGKFINERFVPDTPIPKNLEVINRLLSPSLWHDDNGDLVSMAIIPDEISGIANNIMGWAHAYSLPRVWTLKDDVIKQNPIEALKQLRDVKTNYWTSNITEKPLMINKIEHQLETDITFHIGDAKQIGITLCHNPLGCESSTILFNIESDSLIIDQTKSSMRKGIPNRVRKDFYHVAGDTLHLRLFIDGSMVEGFINDGDAFSTRIFPLYENSTEMKLFADGSTACASAVVYKLNSAKVKMNF encoded by the coding sequence ATGAGACGATTATTTGTTATAATGCTAATTTCAGTTATTTGCTCCCATTTGTGGGGGCAGATAATTTGGCACTTAGAGGGACCTGATGCTCTAACAGCTAAAGGCCAAACTTTATGCTTCCATTCATTAAAGGAATGCGAAGAGACAAAAGGCATAACGGGTTGTGGCTTACGTACCGACGGCTATTCTACATGGTTAAGTTACAGTAAATCCGACATACATTCTGCAAGTGCTTACTTTGCTTTAGAATCATTCCCTAATGAATATGGAGCATTCATCGCATTGAAAGGAAATGGACACTCTGTTTCTGTAGGGGCGGATGAACAGGGAAGGTTAACGGTTATAGACAATTCTACAAAAATATGTACTGTAGCAGAGGTTAAACTGAAAACATTTACTTGGTACAAGATAGGAGTAAGTGTTTATAAAAAAGAGGTATTGTTTTATGTAAATAATAAAAAGCTATTCTCTTTAAAGAAAAGGTTAAATGTAGATGAGATGATGCTAGGTTGTGGTTATTATAAAGAAACTCCGCAAGAATTTAGCCTTTCTTCAATAAATGGTGTTATAGATGAGGTAAGTATTAATAATTCAGATAATAGCTTGCTTGATATAAGTAAGCGTCCTTGTTTATCGATTCCTGCCTCTCGTTTTGCTGAGGATTTTAATCGTCCGGTATTCCATTTGCTTCCTGCTGCAAACTGGACAAATGAAACTCATGGACTTATCAAGTATAAGGGTCTGTATCATATTTTCAACCAGAAGAATGCCTCTGCTATCACATTGAGGCAAATAAATTGGGGACATTTCATTTCGAGTGATCTTTTGCATTGGGAAGAACAGATACCGGCAATCAGTCCTGACAAGGACTATGACCATGCTGGAATTTGGTCGGGGCATGCGATTATCGATGATGCTGGTAAACCTATGATTATCTACACTTGCGGTGGTGATACTACTGGCGTTGGACTGGCGTCTCCTATGGACGATAGTCTGCTAATATGGAATAAGTATGAAGGCAATCCTGTAATCAAAGCTCCAGCACCAGGTTATAGCCGTACCGACATGCGTGACCAGTATGTATTTAAAGACAATGGTTGCTGGTATATGATTATTGGATATGGCGTAGATGGAAACAATGCCCATGGGCTGCTGCCTCTTTACAAATCTGATGATTTGAAGCATTGGACCTACCTACACCCATTATATGAAGGCAACCCAAGCGTCGATGCAACGGGAATATTCTGGGAAATGCCTTGTTTTATTAAGATTGGTGACAAGTATGTGCTGTCTGTAAACAGAACACCGAATAAGGGCATACCTGCACGGACTCAGTATTGGACGGGAAAATTTATAAATGAGCGTTTTGTTCCAGATACCCCAATACCTAAGAATCTTGAGGTAATAAACCGTCTGTTGTCACCTTCTCTTTGGCATGATGATAATGGTGATCTTGTTTCAATGGCAATCATCCCTGATGAGATAAGTGGAATAGCCAATAATATCATGGGGTGGGCTCATGCCTATAGTTTGCCAAGGGTATGGACTCTAAAAGACGATGTTATTAAGCAAAATCCTATTGAGGCTTTGAAGCAACTCCGTGATGTGAAAACAAATTACTGGACTTCAAACATTACAGAAAAGCCGCTGATGATCAATAAGATAGAGCATCAATTGGAGACTGATATAACATTCCATATAGGAGATGCAAAGCAGATTGGTATTACGCTTTGTCATAATCCATTAGGCTGTGAGTCATCAACAATTCTTTTCAATATAGAGAGCGATTCACTTATAATAGACCAAACAAAGAGTAGCATGAGAAAAGGTATACCTAACAGGGTTAGAAAAGATTTTTATCATGTGGCAGGCGATACTTTGCACTTACGTCTTTTTATTGATGGCTCTATGGTTGAAGGTTTTATCAATGACGGTGATGCTTTCTCCACACGAATTTTCCCTCTCTATGAAAATAGCACTGAAATGAAACTGTTTGCTGATGGTTCAACAGCTTGTGCTTCTGCAGTAGTATATAAACTTAATTCGGCTAAAGTAAAAATGAACTTTTAA
- a CDS encoding RagB/SusD family nutrient uptake outer membrane protein — translation MKLKYIFLVSAISLLFAGCNENSFLDNPPQATLSNGTMTSADGVDLLINAAYAALGGPGGQSNSVWIYPTTNWSYGEVRSDDAYKGGGGVGDVNEIHKMETFDVDATNGNLDGKWYQLYCSVQRCNSALRVLDNSTDGQIENRNIRIAEMKVLRAHFYFEMSRLFNKIPYFDENVANNSIYKTISNNQYTRDEILGKLAQEMLDAAAVLPESQSEVGRVNKYIAYAYAAKIKLYQAYKQDETTHAVISVDKTLMKDVVDLCDKLINSGKYDLLSDFQGLDLIANENGKESVFAIQYSMNDGTINGGRINWSNLLNSPGGGSPYGGDGFFLPSQDLVNAYQTDANGLPDFTYQSKSDYSKVTDNGDNTYSLSNVTPSVDPRLDFVVGRPNISWKTYMKTPCNGWVRDKGTYGYNCTKRFWVSPESPDMMQGWPWGASQMNWQIIRYADVLLWKAEALIEIGSDLTTARALINKVRERAKNSSYVKDFTDKSKNAANYSIGLYAADNWTQDYARKALRTEMRLETAMEGERFFDLVRWGIADKVMNNFLTVEKSKRIYYANSKFTAGKDEYLAIPNNQYGFSGGIYVQNPGYAAFK, via the coding sequence ATGAAACTCAAATATATATTCTTAGTAAGTGCGATAAGCCTTTTGTTTGCTGGTTGCAATGAAAATTCTTTTCTTGATAATCCTCCTCAGGCTACATTGAGCAATGGAACAATGACATCAGCAGATGGTGTAGACTTGCTTATAAATGCGGCTTATGCTGCATTGGGTGGTCCTGGTGGCCAATCTAACAGTGTATGGATTTACCCTACAACTAACTGGAGTTATGGTGAGGTACGTTCCGATGACGCATATAAAGGTGGCGGTGGTGTTGGTGATGTCAACGAAATCCATAAAATGGAAACTTTTGATGTTGATGCAACCAATGGTAATCTTGATGGTAAATGGTATCAATTATACTGTAGTGTTCAGCGTTGTAACTCTGCTTTGCGAGTTCTTGACAATTCCACTGATGGACAGATAGAAAATAGGAATATACGTATCGCTGAAATGAAAGTACTGCGTGCGCATTTTTATTTTGAAATGAGTCGTTTGTTCAATAAAATCCCATATTTTGATGAGAATGTAGCCAACAATTCAATCTATAAGACTATCAGTAATAATCAATATACTAGAGATGAAATCTTAGGTAAATTAGCTCAGGAGATGCTTGATGCTGCAGCGGTGTTGCCAGAATCTCAGTCTGAGGTTGGACGCGTTAATAAATATATTGCTTATGCTTATGCTGCCAAGATAAAACTCTATCAGGCATACAAACAAGATGAAACTACTCATGCAGTAATATCTGTTGACAAAACTTTGATGAAGGACGTCGTGGACCTTTGTGATAAACTGATAAATAGTGGTAAGTATGACTTGCTGAGTGATTTTCAGGGACTTGACCTTATTGCAAACGAAAATGGAAAAGAGTCAGTTTTTGCGATACAGTATTCAATGAATGACGGAACTATTAACGGAGGTCGTATAAACTGGAGTAATCTTCTTAATTCTCCTGGTGGTGGCAGCCCTTATGGAGGTGACGGATTCTTCTTGCCTAGTCAGGATTTAGTTAATGCCTATCAGACTGATGCCAACGGACTGCCTGATTTTACTTATCAGTCTAAATCCGATTATAGCAAGGTAACAGACAATGGAGATAATACATATTCTTTATCTAATGTAACACCTTCTGTGGACCCTCGCCTTGATTTTGTTGTCGGTCGTCCGAATATCTCATGGAAGACTTATATGAAAACTCCATGTAATGGATGGGTTCGTGATAAAGGCACATATGGATATAATTGTACAAAACGTTTCTGGGTCTCTCCGGAAAGTCCTGATATGATGCAGGGATGGCCGTGGGGTGCAAGTCAAATGAATTGGCAGATTATTCGCTATGCTGACGTGTTACTTTGGAAGGCAGAGGCCTTAATAGAAATAGGCAGTGATTTGACGACTGCTCGTGCACTGATTAATAAAGTTCGTGAACGTGCTAAAAATAGCAGTTATGTCAAAGATTTTACTGACAAGAGTAAAAATGCCGCAAACTATTCTATAGGTCTTTATGCTGCTGATAACTGGACACAAGATTATGCCCGTAAAGCATTGAGAACCGAAATGAGACTTGAAACAGCAATGGAAGGAGAACGTTTTTTCGATTTAGTCCGTTGGGGAATAGCTGATAAGGTGATGAATAATTTCTTGACAGTTGAAAAGAGTAAACGCATCTATTATGCTAACTCTAAGTTTACTGCAGGAAAGGATGAATACCTAGCTATACCTAACAATCAATACGGATTTTCTGGTGGTATTTACGTTCAGAATCCTGGATATGCAGCATTTAAGTAG
- a CDS encoding DUF2961 domain-containing protein, which produces MNTVLLLCASILSAFDITTESLLTEMTSYEESAKKPAIEYVCRQISSHDRRSVSPFQPGWFANDDGSGVERTDTVEGRIEKVMFDEDGPGVITRFWLTTIDKRGTMRFYFDGSKTPGWTIPAYDLMLFGIPELGRGLLLPHTSYKPNGKGGNTLFFPIAYAKHCKITFEDKPGIKQTPKYYAINYRTYKAGTKIETFSKSVASRAAKQIASTDYLLQHPKTVRGGKTMEKSGVLLAGSQMSLSLPEEQKAICEMVIRIDAKKADYAEAIRGLMLCAYFDGDMALKVPVSDFSGAGMGGFAVKSWYLDADGKGEIVSRWYMPYKKSAKIILMNTTGKEVKTIIRVRVVDNKWDARSMYFRVTWKQENRVPLCSSPDSPDMRDWEFTNLRGDGMYKGDVMTLNNHSPKWYGEGDEKIYVDGERFPSHFGTGTEDYYNSSWAPVHIFQTPFGGAPRADEVSSHGYNTFFRTRNLDGIPFSNNLRFNLEMLSWEPGNADIATTVFWYSGQLCDNLYKEPYRPQYHFSPKHSWIGDPSGLVKFGGKYHYYWWGKAESNDLVHYNEVSPMVMNGASRNISYFTGSCAIDKNNTAGFGKNAFIAAYTIYENDTKKQCQGISYSLDGREFHYYDNNPIIDLWSSEFRDPTVFWYAPTKSWVMVVAKAREKKVKFYTSKNMKDWTWTSDFGPAGDSEQAWECPDIFQVSVDGNPNNKRWVLVTSINWNKEQYFIGDFDGEKFTLMNNHPQTPLYVDSGLDYYASRTIRDYDGDMKNVVTIGWVATWDYAQQVPSKFGKGFWSIPRYYELKTYEEGLRLIQKPAEELKVLRDKQIDLNMTLPVGKSSLPSFKPKENVYEIEASFSNLSPGNVFGMNLCVGESRKLVISYDTDSKNLFIDRTNCSAEFIPKFQRTAFSKVPIYRGKLNLHIFVDKSSVEIFADDGRKVFTMQIFPSENQTGIELFSVCKGVKLDIKAWNLKSIWR; this is translated from the coding sequence ATGAATACGGTATTATTGCTTTGTGCTTCTATTCTTAGTGCCTTTGATATTACTACAGAAAGCTTGTTGACAGAAATGACTTCTTATGAAGAATCAGCTAAAAAACCTGCTATAGAATATGTTTGTCGACAGATTAGTAGTCATGATAGACGCTCCGTTTCTCCATTCCAGCCTGGTTGGTTTGCTAATGACGATGGCTCTGGCGTTGAGCGAACTGATACTGTAGAAGGTCGTATCGAAAAAGTAATGTTTGATGAGGATGGACCAGGAGTGATTACTCGATTTTGGCTAACAACTATAGATAAACGAGGAACCATGAGATTTTATTTCGATGGTTCTAAAACTCCTGGATGGACTATCCCCGCTTATGACCTTATGCTTTTCGGAATACCCGAACTAGGTAGGGGATTGCTACTGCCTCACACTAGTTATAAACCTAATGGCAAAGGTGGCAATACATTATTTTTTCCTATAGCTTATGCCAAGCATTGCAAGATAACATTCGAAGATAAACCTGGTATTAAACAAACTCCTAAATACTATGCTATCAATTATCGTACTTACAAAGCAGGAACAAAGATAGAAACTTTTTCTAAATCAGTGGCTTCTCGTGCGGCAAAGCAGATAGCCTCTACTGATTATTTACTTCAACACCCTAAAACGGTAAGAGGTGGAAAAACAATGGAAAAGTCTGGTGTGTTGTTAGCTGGAAGCCAGATGTCACTTTCTCTGCCAGAAGAGCAGAAGGCCATCTGCGAAATGGTTATTAGAATAGATGCCAAAAAGGCAGATTATGCAGAAGCTATACGCGGTTTGATGCTTTGTGCATATTTTGACGGCGATATGGCTCTGAAAGTTCCAGTTTCTGATTTTAGTGGAGCGGGCATGGGTGGCTTTGCCGTTAAAAGTTGGTACTTAGATGCCGATGGTAAGGGCGAGATTGTATCTAGGTGGTACATGCCATATAAAAAATCGGCCAAGATAATATTGATGAATACCACTGGCAAAGAGGTAAAAACTATAATCCGTGTGCGAGTGGTTGACAATAAGTGGGATGCACGTTCCATGTATTTTCGTGTAACGTGGAAACAAGAGAATAGAGTTCCTCTCTGTTCTTCTCCTGATAGCCCCGATATGCGTGACTGGGAATTTACTAATCTCAGAGGCGATGGTATGTATAAGGGTGATGTTATGACGCTTAACAATCATTCTCCAAAATGGTATGGTGAAGGCGATGAGAAAATTTATGTTGATGGTGAGCGTTTCCCCTCACATTTTGGAACTGGTACAGAGGACTATTACAATAGTTCGTGGGCACCAGTGCATATTTTCCAAACGCCTTTTGGAGGTGCTCCACGTGCTGATGAAGTAAGTTCTCATGGATATAATACATTCTTTAGAACACGTAATCTTGATGGTATTCCCTTTTCTAATAATTTGCGTTTCAATCTTGAAATGTTGAGTTGGGAACCAGGCAATGCCGATATCGCCACTACTGTATTTTGGTATAGTGGCCAACTATGTGATAATCTTTATAAGGAGCCTTATCGTCCTCAGTATCATTTTTCACCTAAACATTCATGGATAGGCGACCCCTCAGGACTGGTGAAGTTCGGTGGAAAATACCATTACTATTGGTGGGGAAAAGCAGAATCGAATGATTTGGTACATTATAATGAAGTTAGCCCTATGGTGATGAATGGCGCAAGTCGTAACATTAGTTATTTCACTGGTTCGTGTGCTATTGACAAGAATAATACTGCTGGCTTCGGAAAGAATGCCTTTATTGCAGCTTACACCATTTACGAGAATGACACGAAGAAACAGTGTCAGGGTATATCATACAGCCTTGATGGACGTGAGTTCCATTATTATGATAATAATCCAATTATTGATTTGTGGAGTTCGGAATTTCGTGATCCCACAGTGTTCTGGTATGCTCCTACTAAAAGCTGGGTAATGGTTGTGGCTAAAGCCCGTGAGAAAAAAGTCAAATTCTATACATCTAAGAATATGAAAGATTGGACTTGGACAAGCGACTTTGGTCCTGCAGGTGATTCTGAGCAAGCTTGGGAATGCCCTGATATATTTCAGGTTAGTGTTGATGGAAATCCAAATAATAAGAGATGGGTCTTGGTTACTTCAATAAACTGGAATAAAGAGCAATACTTCATTGGTGATTTTGATGGAGAGAAATTCACTTTGATGAATAATCACCCGCAAACTCCTTTATATGTAGATTCAGGCCTTGACTATTATGCTTCAAGAACTATTCGTGACTACGATGGTGATATGAAGAATGTAGTTACTATTGGATGGGTTGCAACTTGGGATTATGCTCAGCAGGTACCTTCTAAATTTGGGAAAGGTTTCTGGTCTATACCTCGTTATTACGAGCTGAAAACTTATGAAGAGGGCCTTCGCCTTATTCAGAAACCAGCCGAGGAACTTAAGGTACTTAGAGATAAACAGATAGATCTTAACATGACCTTGCCCGTAGGCAAATCATCTCTTCCATCATTTAAACCTAAAGAGAATGTGTATGAGATAGAAGCTTCTTTTTCAAACTTGTCTCCTGGTAATGTTTTTGGAATGAATCTTTGTGTAGGTGAGAGCAGAAAGTTGGTTATAAGTTATGATACCGATTCAAAGAATTTGTTTATCGACCGTACTAATTGTTCTGCAGAATTCATTCCAAAGTTTCAGCGTACGGCCTTTTCAAAGGTTCCTATATATAGAGGAAAACTAAACTTACATATTTTCGTTGATAAATCCAGCGTGGAGATTTTTGCAGATGATGGCAGAAAAGTTTTTACTATGCAGATATTTCCTTCTGAGAATCAAACAGGTATTGAATTATTCTCTGTATGCAAAGGAGTAAAACTTGATATAAAAGCTTGGAATCTAAAATCAATATGGAGGTAG